The genomic stretch AATAGGAGACTTCCGAGTAAGCAAGTGAGCCAGCTGCATGAAGCGTGGGCCTCCTGCCGAGTCTAATCTCTAGCTACGGTCAATCATAACGTTGCGTTTGTCGATGTGAGCAGGTTGCATGACACTAGACCTGCTCAAGTTAGACACTGCAACGGTGACCAATGGTCCTGTCTGAGTCAGCTGCGGTATAGTATGCATATGACCCAAGGTAGTCAATGCCCTGCGATCTAGACTGTCAGACTCGTCATCATTGTGAGCAGGCTACATAAACTGTCTTGGCCGACCCGAAGAAACTCACGTCATTCATCATTGCAATTCAAAACGTCCGCTAGCATCATGATTAGTATGTATCAGCCCGCaaattcaacaacaccacgCATCCAACTCACGTCGATGGCACAATTGGCCGAGGTACGTACCAGGCCGCCTTCAATCACCCAAGAAGATCTGACTTGCTTACCGTGTACAGGCAATTAGCAGGGAAGACGACTGGACCGGGACCAAGGATGCCGCAGCACGCAGACGGGCACAGACTAGGCTCAACACAAGGGCATACCGTAAGTAAGATCTTGGTTTCTCTTTCGTCCATATCAACAGCCAAAGTAGTCCGATCTTGGGGTATCTAATTATCATAACTAATCGTCCAGTAGGTAAACGCAAAGCTCTTGCAAAGAACGCCGAAGCATTTAGTGCCGAAACCGGGACACTGATCAAATCACGAGCGCCGGTGGAATGCTGGGACATTGAGCAGCAATCCATCTCCGTCGTCCCAGCATCACGTATCAAGCAATTATATAATGCGAGAAATCCCTTGCTGCCAGATAAACCTGGAAAAGATCAGTTTAACATGGTCTTCCCCCTCTGTCCAGACCATCTCATCACACTTCTCCAATTCAACGCCCTCCGCGCCCTGGCCGTCAACCGCAATCTAATCTCGAATATCCTCGTCACGCCGCTCGACTGTAATAAGGAAGTTATCCACATCACCCCCTACCCTAGTAAGCCCGACCTACTCCCTTCAACACTCCTGCCCACCACCCTTCAACAAACGGTGCCGCACGGCGACTGGATCGACCTGTTCCCGTGTCCCGAGGGACGAGACCGCCTGATCCTGGCCACTGGCACCTTTGACGAGGATGTGTTGTGGGCCGACTGCATCGGCGGGCTATACGAGGGCTTTCCAGACGATGAGATTGAGCGACGCGGCATTATTGCGTGGTCGCCACCCTGGGACATCACGGGGTGGGAGATGTCGGAAGGTTTCTTAAAGAAATGGGGATGGTTGTTCGAAGGGTTGCCGGGGGTGTTAGAGGCGACGAATCGGTGgcgaatggagaaaggagaggaacCATTTGTCCATGATGACTGCACGACATATGTAACTGCTTGACCTTTGTTTCGTCCgactacttcttcttcatcagccaGCGGAGTCCATTTTCCGTACATATCGCTGGACAGCCTGCCGACTATGGTGTTCATTTTCtgtggagagaggagagaaaaggggatATCTGACAGTTGACTTATGACGCATGTCCAAGTATACGTTGCCATTACTCTTGGTGTGCCCATATTTAATACTATCCTTGACATGAACTTGGCGGGAAAACATTCAAGAGACCTATGTCTTGAACGGATCCTCGCACCATATCAGCTGAATATGTATTCCTGTGGAATCTTTCTAATACGGCAAGCCATTACAGGCTGGTGTCTTTCTGCACTACTAGGCACTTTTCCTCATATATTGGCCTACTCAGCGTGCAGCATATTTAGGAATATGCACTCCGGCGATGGTATCTAGGAGCCAGTCAGATCGATGTAACCACCCTACCAGCACTTGTCTTTCTGGAAATAGGGCGCTCAGTTTGTTTCCACCGTTGTTTCTCGTTGTTAGTCCATCATTGTTGGTTTtcgatttctttttgatcGATCGCCTAACCAATGCTTCCATTTCTATGTAGCTGCCATAGTTTCAACGATTGACAGATCAGAGCCATTAAAGGTCAACACGAAGTTCCCTGAAGATCATAAATTGGAAACATTTGGAAGTGCGCTCTCTTCCGGTCGCTCTGGTGGTACTCTCTTGAACGAATCCTCCTTTTATACTTGAGTGTTGACGGTGTCTGGCTTCGATTATAGGAGAATTATGTCGTCCTTTTTGTGAGATAGACCCCTTGTTCACGCCTTTCGTTGACTTGGAGCAAGAAAGCTGTTTAGACTTCCCGAGGGGCGGGATAACTACAATTTGAGAATTGATGGTGAATGATGGAGGTGAGTGACTATTGATCAAGACCAGGAAATGcttgaagaattcgagaGAGTGCAAGAGTCTCCCAGACCTTGAAGTCACAGTCGAACTCACGCAGCAACCTGCGTTCCTCAAGTACCTACGGGGACACAGTCTGCACAACACTGCCTATCAGATCAGCTGGATCTCGAAAGTGCAAGAGCTGCTCTTTGCATGAACGAGTCAGAAGGCAAATGTGAATTCACTCAGTAGGCTCTGTGGTTACTACGTTGCGTCTGCCTTACAAAAGTTTGGATATGTCTTACAAGTTTCCATTTCCCCTCAACGAGAGTTATTTCTACAGGCAGGTCACAGATTATAGGACGCTAAGGCAATTTACAGATACCTTCTATACCGCTTCCTACCATCCCTCTCATAAGGTCACTTTAGTTGTGTTCTTTTGCTACCTAGGGGAGCCCTTCACTCTCTCATGGCCTTCTATGCTCCCCAAGAATAAAGTACATCCCATACAAAAAATTAACTGCATCAAATAACACTCCACTTTGTTACCATTGCCGCCAGATAAACCTACAAGCGATGTCGTGGAACCATGGATTATAGACGTACACACGACCCATGCAAATCAGAAGCCTTGAAGTGTATCCCAGTCCTACTGGAAACAATTTATCAGTTATTGCTGCTCATTCTCCATTTCCTATCAGCACCTCACTTAATCAACCTCTTCATGCAAGGATGAAATTAAAGAGTGGGCCATGATAAAGTGGGGAAGATGGGCTTGAGTATGAGGAAGCTTCCAATGACTGAATTTCTATTCCGCATCCAGCTTTATGTGCGGTCTATTAAGTGCTGAGGTATATGGTTCTTAAGCGGAGGCAAAACTTATATATATCTGCTTTTTGATCtcggatatcttcatctacAACAACTGCTGTTTATCACACCTGTCTTACTTTCCTCTTCACAATCCCTTGCACCTGGTACTTAATACTCGGATTGAATTTCCCTCCACCTTTTCAATCCAACCGTAAGCTTGTTTCCATGAAACAATACGCCTACAAAGACATCGGCGAAGCCAACCGAAAAACCCACTGGTACTCATCCGCCGTCTGAGCCGGAGATCAGGTTCACCGCGCCCGCCAAGGTAAATACTCATTACATCCCCATATTCACCTATCTGTGTGAGGTACTAACAATGGTACAGGAGGTTTCTATGATGCAGACTTCAACATCACCAAGCTTGCACCTGAACGATCGACCAAGCCTTCGTGAACATGGATACCGCCCTCAAGGACACGGGTGCCAATGGTTGTTGCCCGGTCTACAGAATCAACTCTTATCATATCCAACTGGACCAGGAGGCGCAAGACGCCATGGTTCGGAATGTCAAGAGGTGAATGCCTGATAACCACCCCGTTTGGACATGTGTGCAGATTGGTCGTCTTGGTCATGATGCTATGAGAGTTGAGATTGAGGTTTCGGCGTTTGGTCCTGAGGGTGCTAGGGAGGCTGGACTAGTCCAGCTTGAGGGGTTTGGGTGGGATGTTGTGATAGATGGGCTGGTGAAGTTTAATGTATTCATTAGCAGGATTGGGGTAGGTTAAGGAAATATAGATTGGGGTTTTGTGACCTATCGCCCAATGGACGTAAGGGATAGCGCGCAGATTACCGTCAATTACTATCGTGCATCATAGCTTTTCATACTATAGCTTCTTATTTCTGAGGGCAAAATTTACGAACATATTAATTTAGACCAAGTTTCCTATTTCCCTGACAATACACGAAATGATCCATGATGACAGCAGTTTCACCTCCTCATTTAGACGactcgatgaagatgatggccTTCAGTTCTCGTCTCAAGCTCTCACACCCACGGTACGAGACAAAAGCTTGCTGCTTGATGTTGCCAGGGGTCAAAAACCGGTTCTGCCTCTGTCCCTTGGATTGATCTGCTGACATGGCCCCTTTAATGACATCCGCCTCATAATAGGCCGGAGAGAGGTCTGTATCGGACAATGATAGGCCAAGCCACCGCGCGGTCAATCGTCTCCACTCATCGCCCGTGGGTTCCCAACAGTTCAGAGGCCGCTCGTCAGGTGTACTAAAGACCATGATGGCACCGGCTCTACCTGCATAATCCTTGGCTGTGGCCAGATCCCCCGTGGTATAGATCCCTGGCCCAAACTCGTTGTCCGCGTTGGTTGACCTTATaacggggaggaagaaggccaagcatTTCTCGAGAGCCAACAGGGTCAGCCCTCGAAATAACGTATCCTTTCGCTGCAGAAGGCCATCCGCGAAACGAGCAGTCACATCCTTCTCAAATTTGTTAAAGTTTCGATTATGCTGGACTCGCACTACCTTGATTGTCTCACCACTAGTCACTGGTCGTGAGAAAGGATAAAGGGCCTTAAGCTCTTGCGCTGCCACCGTCTCTGTAACCGAGGCAGGGATCGAGCATTTTTTCACTGCACCACTCTCCAGTCCGGGTACATGGTCCCAGGGAAAGATGCCTTCATCCTGGTAGCgcgagagaagaaaggagacGGGGAAACATCCGATTGGGACAGCCACAATTTCATCGTCAATGACATAGGCTGGATCGTCGATCATCCGCACCACATCAGGCCGACCACACATGTGGAAGATCGTCCGGGATGATCCGACCATCTGGTGAACGTGTGCTAATTAGATATCAGTAATCATCCTTGGCAAGAAAGTTTTTCTGCTTGCATACCGTATTCTAGGTTCTCCCCAAGGTACTCCGCTATCTCGAGCGGCATCTCGTCCCCCGGGTAGTCCCCATACCAAATTGGGTCAAAACGTACGTGGTCATAATCGGTGTTGTCGTACATCGGCTCTcgctcatcatcgtcatccgTTTTCTCCCCCTCTGCCTCTggctgttcttcttcttgaggcttctccttggcctcTAGGCTCCTGTCGACGTCACTGGGCATATCGGGCGTGGTGACAGAGTGCTGCATTTTCAGTCGTTGGATCACTCGGTCATAGGGGAATACGTTGGGGGGGTGCGATTTCCTCCAAGGGAAGGGGTCGCTTCTTAACGTTGACCATCATCCTGTTGAGTTTGCCGGATATGAGATAGTGCTGACGACCTCGCCGGATATGAGTTAGTGCTCACGTACTATGGAGGATAATGAATTGGTACCAAGTAATAGTCAAATTGAAAACCCCTGTATTTTGAATCGGTTGCTCGTTGTTAGCTTAAGAAAGAACATGTAGCGGTTCCTGCTAGTAGTTTATATCTTCGCTACGCACCGCGGCGCTCCTTCCCAAGTAGTCCCTATTCCCAGAACATATTATTCTATACGCGAGAGGCAATAGCGGGTGAACCATAGGCGCTCAGGCTTGTAGCCTGATATTCACAAGTTCATCGTTCTATGTGAGTCTGTACTCAAAgggaagcaaaaagaagacaatCGCAACGGGTATCTGCAGAAGATGGTCAAGCGTGATGGCTGAGTGTATGTGGAGATATGCTTGCTACCGAACAAAGGCTGCCATTTTTGTCTTACCTACTCTATCAACGGCCTTCAGCCTAAGAAAGAGTGGTGTCATAAAGAGtctctttgtcttttcctccgTTTGTGATTTCAAAGATATAACTGCTTCCGGCCCCTTCGCCATTCAGGCCCATCCTAGACAGTTCAGCTAGATTCCTTTCGCTAGGAAAGCTTCCATTGATCACTAACCCTAGACCCTGTTGGGGAAGGGATCCGATGGAATCAATACCATCTGCTGGAAGCTAGCAACTCTGCCACTGCCTTTGTCAGTAGGCATGACAGCGTTAAACTAGCCCATCGTGGTGGCTTCATGAATATGACAAAGGAAGGTCGACCCAATGATGCTCTGGTGAGTAAAAGTCTCACTGACGTATAGCTCGTATTTGGTATAGATTCTGCAAGAAAGCAGCGCTAGTATCGTGTCTGTCTGATAAGACTAGACTTCCTTTCATTGAGCCCGTGTTGTCCCCATCCGTAAATGAAATGGCAGCCCTTTATCGACTGAATAGAGGGCACGGCCGATTGAAAACTGTTCATGTGTGGAACATGCTCAGTAGGGCTTTGAGGGCAGTGTTGCCAGTGTATTTGTGTATAACCGAGGAGGACTAGTGTCGTCGGTCGAATGTGTCTTACTCCAATCGGGTAAGCACAATGTTGGTTAGTTTTCCTGTCTTGATAATTTCGTGATCACAGCCCTAATGAAGAATTAATGAGCGTATTGTCCTTCTCCCAGCACCGTTCGAGCCCCAGGAAGGGGACGATCTACGGTCGCGACAATAGTGCCCCCATTGTTCAATTGGTACCGCATTCAAATGCATTGAGCTTTTTTAATTATATGTCTTAACATGCATCGTGCCTTCAGAAGCAGATAATCGGAAAGAATTATACACGACCAAGAGGAGAACTGGGCGAAAGTTCAAATTTTACCGACCACCGGTGACAGTAGATTTCATCCATCTTAGGTACTCAGCGGCGGCCGGACTTTACTTGACTGAACGCAATCGGCAAAGAAGTCAGCTTGTGCCAGACCTGATTGCAAGCTGATGTGTCGTAGCTGCGCTACTATCCATTGTCGCGTGTCCTCTGAGTTGGTGTGCATACAACCGGCCAGCAAGAGCATCCAGCTGGCGAAATACGCACCAACTCCTGCGCCTGTATACGTAGAGTGCTCGAAGCCAGGTGAGCTGTTGAAAGTTGCCCACGAATCATCAGACCACTTGGTGCCCGGTACCGTCATTTGATTGAAATACTGCTCCAGGTTCACTGGCTCCAACTGCGCCTGGGcggggaaggggaagtaGCTCATCTGCTGGGGTACAGAGGCCAGAATGTCATCGCGAATTTGCCTCATTGTTCGACTGGTTTCCTGTAGTTGATCGGTGTAATTTTTGGAGAAGAACCAACTGGGGTCCGACTTGGCTCCCCTTaggagaagatggcagatGGCGTGGTTGGCCAAGACGCGACATGTACGCATATCGTTCCAAACTCCGACGATTCCAGCATCGTGATAGCTATGGTAAGCGTCACCATGAACCCGGGTAGGGTCCGGGCTAGTGAGCTGCATGACAGTGAACTGCCACTCTGGTGAGCATTCCGAGAATCGGCTCTCGAGTCGGTGGTCAATATCTAGAGCTTGGGATAGGTACCGCTCGAGCTCGTCGATAGGCAGCTGTCTTTCTGTGGCGCCAGTTCCGTTGCTCACGGCCTCGCTACTATGGATAAAATCAAAGCCTCCGGGCAATATCTGGGAATAAAGGTCCATGATTTCCACGAGCCCGCTACTGGCAACCCAGTAGGGATCGGAGGCACTGATTGCTTTGGCAGCTTCGGCGCGGATCATACGGAGTGGTGAGGGGATTGCACTCCCCATGCGCAGGCAATTCATCAGAAGATGGCTGAAGATgtccttgaagatctggagGCCAATGGGAGTGGTGAATTGGGCCTTGCCCCGCAGCCTTAGCAGTGAGGTCGCACCTTGGATATGTTGATCCCATCCATTTAGTGAAGACTCACCGAATTCATAGAGGGATAACACCAGGACGGTGACGATTGTGCTATGCCGGCGTGCTGTCTGCGGATCTGTCAGGGCTTTGTTCATTCGTTTGATGGTTCTCGTATACATGGCCCTTGATCTACATCGTAGATCGACCTGACAAGTTCTATGGGCTAATCCAGCAAAGCCCACGGCTAGAATGGCTCCCTGCAggatctcattctcatcgtctAGTGTGAGAATGCTGGGTACGTAGTCGAGAAAGCCAGGTGAGGGCGGAGACTGTCGCACGACGTAATGTGCCAGAAAATAGTTCAACCCGATCATATCGAGTGGCAGGGCAAACGGTGGGGGAATGGCCTTCTGATTATCAGGGCCTTTCCCCTCCGCCCTGTCTTGCTCGTCGTTCCCTACATTCTCGCTCCCTAACTCGCACCGGGACGAGGATGTACCGCGCTCTAGCGCGTTTGAACTCGCATTATTAAAATCCGGGGAGGTGTTATTCACTTGCAGGGCATCATTCCCCACGATGCTCTGGCTATGGTCAGTGAATACAGGATCTTCATTCAGTAAACCCTGTTCTAGTTCCACTTGTAATCCTGCACCCTGCGACGGACCCACCGAGCCCGGGGTATGCCCACGAGAAGCGTCACGCTTGGTGATCCTTGCGCGAACTTTATCACCAACCTGGCTGCTCTCGTCTCGAAAGATAAGACTCGTG from Aspergillus oryzae RIB40 DNA, chromosome 1 encodes the following:
- a CDS encoding DUF3425 domain-containing protein (predicted protein); protein product: MISMYQPANSTTPRIQLTSMAQLAEAISREDDWTGTKDAAARRRAQTRLNTRAYRKRKALAKNAEAFSAETGTLIKSRAPVECWDIEQQSISVVPASRIKQLYNARNPLLPDKPGKDQFNMVFPLCPDHLITLLQFNALRALAVNRNLISNILVTPLDCNKEVIHITPYPSKPDLLPSTLLPTTLQQTVPHGDWIDLFPCPEGRDRLILATGTFDEDVLWADCIGGLYEGFPDDEIERRGIIAWSPPWDITGWEMSEGFLKKWGWLFEGLPGVLEATNRWRMEKGEEPFVHDDCTTYVTA
- a CDS encoding uncharacterized protein (predicted protein) encodes the protein MGQQCPGYRDPTSLIFRDESSQVGDKVRARITKRDASRGHTPGSVGPSQGAGLQVELEQGLLNEDPVFTDHSQSIVGNDALQVNNTSPDFNNASSNALERGTSSSRCELGSENVGNDEQDRAEGKGPDNQKAIPPPFALPLDMIGLNYFLAHYVVRQSPPSPGFLDYVPSILTLDDENEILQGAILAVGFAGLAHRTCQVDLRCRSRAMYTRTIKRMNKALTDPQTARRHSTIVTVLVLSLYEFGESSLNGWDQHIQGATSLLRLRGKAQFTTPIGLQIFKDIFSHLLMNCLRMGSAIPSPLRMIRAEAAKAISASDPYWVASSGLVEIMDLYSQILPGGFDFIHSSEAVSNGTGATERQLPIDELERYLSQALDIDHRLESRFSECSPEWQFTVMQLTSPDPTRVHGDAYHSYHDAGIVGVWNDMRTCRVLANHAICHLLLRGAKSDPSWFFSKNYTDQLQETSRTMRQIRDDILASVPQQMSYFPFPAQAQLEPVNLEQYFNQMTVPGTKWSDDSWATFNSSPGFEHSTYTGAGVGAYFASWMLLLAGCMHTNSEDTRQWIVAQLRHISLQSGLAQADFFADCVQSSKVRPPLST
- a CDS encoding uncharacterized protein (predicted protein), with the protein product MQHSVTTPDMPSDVDRSLEAKEKPQEEEQPEAEGEKTDDDDEREPMYDNTDYDHVRFDPIWYGDYPGDEMPLEIAEYLGENLEYAHVHQMVGSSRTIFHMCGRPDVVRMIDDPAYVIDDEIVAVPIGCFPVSFLLSRYQDEGIFPWDHVPGLESGAVKKCSIPASVTETVAAQELKALYPFSRPVTSGETIKVVRVQHNRNFNKFEKDVTARFADGLLQRKDTLFRGLTLLALEKCLAFFLPVIRSTNADNEFGPGIYTTGDLATAKDYAGRAGAIMVFSTPDERPLNCWEPTGDEWRRLTARWLGLSLSDTDLSPAYYEADVIKGAMSADQSKGQRQNRFLTPGNIKQQAFVSYRGCESLRRELKAIIFIESSK